The genomic region CTCGCCGGGGCCGTACAGCCGCTGCGGGTCGGACGCGCGCCCCGCCGCGGCGAGGATCGCCACGCCGAGCACGGCCAGCGCCGCCCTGCCCATCCCGCCTATCGAAAAGAAGTGCATCCCTCTATCGTCGTTTTATTCCGGCTTCGCAGCTCCGGATTCGTTGGTTCCGCGCGGGCCCCTGCGCGACGGGCGCGCACCCTCCGTGGGCGCCGCCCTGGCTGGTTCGGCCTCCACCGGCGCAGGACCGCGGCGGGGTGTGCGGCGCGCCAGGTTCCACACCTCCTTCACCGTGCCCCACGTGCGGAAGCGGGTCTCGCGCTCGCGGCGCGCGTAGCGCAGCGACACCTCCGCGGCGTCCGCCCGGCGCACGTGCGGCGCGACGGCCGCGAGCAGCTCCACGTTGGCGGCGAGCCCCGGGCGCGAAAGGAGTGGCTTCCCCTCGCTTGCGGCCAGCGCCCGCTTGAGCACGGCGACGCGGTACGCGCGGAAGCCGGAGAGCGGGTCGCGGATCTCGCGCGGCAGGGCGCGTCCCGAGAGGAGCCACGGCAGCCCGCGGCGCGCCCAGCGCTCGGCGCGCGGCAGCTCGCGATCCGTCGCGGCGACCACCGTCCCCACCACGTCCGCCCCGCCCTCCACCTTGCGAACCAGCGCGGGGACGTCGTCCGGCGATTCGGTGAAGTCGCCCTGGAGCAACACGGCCACGTCGCGTTTGGGGTGCGTGGAGCGGGCCACGGCCTCGCGAAGGAGGCGCTCGACCGCCGCCGGGTAGCCCATCGTGCGCTCATTGCGGAGCACGGTCAGCGGCAGGACGCGGGCATACGGCTCCAGCACTTCCTGCGTGTGGTCGGTCGACCCGTCGTCCACCACGATCAGGTGGAAGTCGCGCCCGAACTCCGCCATCACCTGGCGGACCTTCCACAGGAGCACGCCCACGGTGGGCGCTTCGTCCAGCGCGGGAATGCAGATGTAGATCACGCCTCGTCCTCGTCCGGTGCCGCGCGCTCGGCGCTTTGTGTCGTGTGGGTACCCTGCTCGGCAGGGGCGGGTTCCGGCGGCGGCTTGCTCTTCCAGCGCCGGTGGAACCAGAAGTACTGCTCCGGCGCCTCCCTGACCTCTGCCTCCAGCCGCGCCGCCAGCGCCGCCGTCAGCGTGCGGACGTCCGTCTCCAGCTCGCCGGTGCGCTCCGTGACGATCTGCTGGCCGGCCACGACGTAGCGCACCGCGCCGCCGGGGAGCCGCCGCGCCACGCACGCGAAGACGGGCGCGCGCAGCTTGAGCGCAAAGAGCGCGGGGCCGCGGTGCGTGCTCGCCGGGCGGCCGAAGAAGGGGACGAAAACGCCCGATCGCCGCGCGTCCTGGTCGCCCACGATCCCCACGATGCCGCCCTTGCGCAGCACGCGGGGCACGCGCGACGGCGCCTCACTCTGGTAGATCGTCTCCACGCCCAGCTTGCGGCGCAGGGCGTCCAGCCGCTCGTCCACCAGCCGGTTCCCCTGGCGCCGAACGATCGCCGCGATGGGGACTCCTCGCGCCGCTACCGCCGCGGCGGCGATTTCCCAGTTGCCGTAGTGGCCCGTCACCAGGAGCACGCCGCGTCCTTCGCCCAGTGCTGCCTGCAGCTTGGGCCAGTCCTCGGTCACGTCCGTTCGCTCGATGACCGCTTGCGGGTCCAGCTTGGAGAGGCGCAGGATGGCGGCGGCTTCGCGGCCCAGGTGCTCGTAGCTGGCGCGGACGGTGCGCTCGATCCCCGCCTCGTCGGCCTGCGGGAAGGCGAGGCGCAGGTTGGACTCGACCACCTTCCGCCGGATCCCCATCCCGTGCACGATGCGCCCCACGCGCCGCCCCACCGCGTCCGCCGCGCCCTCCGGCAGCGTGGCGACAGCGGTTTCCAGCGTCCGTGCGAGGGCGTACTCCACCCGGTGCGTGGCGGTGTGGCGGGGCTCAAGCTTCTCGGTCATCCTTATAGATCCCTAACAGCATCTCACGCGGAGACGCAGAGACGCAGAGGAGAGGCGCGGATTTTTTCTCTCCCGCGTCTCCGCGCCTCCGCGTGAGGCAAGTGGATGCAAGGGAACGAACTGGGGAGGAGGCGCAGTTTAGCACGTGCCGGGGGGTTCGTCTACGCGCGGCCGAGGCGTGCCACCGGCAGAGTAGCGGCCGATGGCGCGCTGGACGCGCTCCAATACGTCCTCGATGGTGATCTGCTCCATGCGGCCGTGGCGTGGATCCCAGTGCGATGGATCGGGCGTGGCGCCGGGCTCCGTGTAGCGGTCGATCCACAGGTCCTCAAAGGCGCGGTACGGGCCCACGCGCCAGGGATTCGTGTGGCCGTACAGCCCGATGACGGGCACCCCGAACGCGCGGGCGATGTGCACCGGCCCTGTGTCCGGCGCGATCACAAGACTGCAACCGGCCAGCGTCCACATCAGGCGGCGGATGCCATCGCCCATCGCCCACACGGGTGGGACGGCGGCGCGCTCGGCGATCTCGCGTGCGAGGGCGTTCTCGCGCTCGCCGGGCCCCCCCACCAGCATCGCGCGAAAGCCGAAGTCGCGCTCGAGGGCGTCCGCGACGGCGGCGTAGCGCTCCGGTAGCCAGTCCTTTTTGCGGTTGGCCGATGCGGGGACCAGCGCGGCGACGGGGCGCCCGTCGAGGGCGCCAAAGAACTCGGCCTGCGCGCGGATTTCCTCGTCCGTGAAGGGGATGCGCCACTCCAGCGGCTCCAGACGCGCCACGCCGAGCACGTCCAGGAACTGGAGGAACATCTCCTGGGTGTGCGCGCGCGGCGTCGGCGGAAGGTGGCGGTTGGAGGCGAGCCAGACGCCCTCGAACGAGCGCGCGCGGTCGAAGCCGATGCGCAACGGGGCGCGCGAAAGGAGCGTGGGCCACACGCTTTTCGTGTACACGTTGAGGTTCAGCGTGACGTCAAAGCGGCGCGCCGATAGCGCCCGCGCAAGCTCCGCCACGCCGCGCACCCCATCCTTTTTCCGGTAGACCACCACCTCGTCGATCGACGGATGGGGATGGAGGACGGGCGCGGGCATCGGCTCCACGATCCAGGTGATGCTGTGGCCCTGATCCCGGAGCGCGTTGGCCAGTGGGAGCCCGTGGATGACGTCGCCCAGACCGGTGAGGAGGACGATACAGATGCGCATCGCCTACTCCCCGCGGGTGAGGTAGGAGAGCTGGAGGAGCAGGAGCTGCCTGAGCGGATGCCAATGCGCCACCGCCCGCTCCACATCTTCCTCGCGTGTCGCGTTGAAGGCGGCGGCGATCGGGGTGGCGGTGACGGGATAGGCGCGCCGCTTCTCCGCCATCATCGGCGACTCTACGACGCTCCGCCACTTGGGCCAGGGCCCCTGCCGCGCGCGCACCTCACCGGTCACAACGGCGCGCACCCCACGGGCCACCCGCAGCCCAACGGTCAGCGGGAGGTTGGCGGCGCGACCGAAGTACGGATAGCGCCAGCGCGAGTGCGGCACGTGCCAGGACGGCGCGAAGAGCGGCTTCATCGCTTGGTGGAAGAGCGCCCTCCCCTGCTTCCAGCGGAGCGGGACCGCGCCCGCCAGCGCCACGATCGCGACCGAGTGGTACGGCTCGTGGCTCGCGAAGAGCCGCCGGTTGCCGTGGAAGTTCGCCGAGTGCTTGCGCTGCGTGAACGGGTACAGCTTCTCCCACTCCTGCGCCGTCGTCGGGCGGAACTCCTCCAGCCAGCGGCGGAAGACGGTGCGCCGCTCCGCCACCGCCTGCAGGAGATCCGCTCGCATCTCCGGGGCGTCTGGAACCGGAAACGGGGCGCCGGGCGCCGACGCGGGAGGCGCGTGCTCGCCCTTGAGGAACGAGTCCGAGGAGAGGCCGCCGAGCACGATGGGTAGCTCGCGCAGCCCGAGCGACTCGTGGAAGCCGTAGCCGTGCACGTCCATGAAGAGCTGTCCGCTCCCCAGCAGCGCGGCCACCGTCTCAAGCCCGTTGAGGTAGTGGTCCGGCCGGCGCGCGCCAAAGGTCAGCTTCGCGCCGTACGCCCGCGCGGCGTCGCGAGCTACGCGCACCTCACGGTTCTCCCAGTCCGCGTACACGAATGCGCGCACCTCCGGCCCGCGCGGCACGGCGCCGAGCACCGCCCGCGCATCCTCGCCGCCACTGAGGAGGATGCCGGCGACGGGGAGCTCGCCGCACGACTCGCGCAGGTTCTCCACCAGCGCCTCGCGCAGAGCCGTGGCCGCATCGGTGCGCGAGGCGTACGGGTTGTCCTCGGTGGGTCGCCAGTAAGTGTGCGCGTCCTCCATCCACGCGCCACTCGGGTCGAAGCTGCGCGCGGTCGCTGGCGGGAACTGCTCGACGCCGCGGAAGAGGGTGTGCGGAAAGGTGCTGCTGAAGTTGAGCAGGAGACCCGCGGCGGAGACCTCGTCGATGTCGCGGTGGCGTCCGGCCGCGCGCGCGACCGCGTCCGGGTGCGTCCCGATCACGCCATCGGCGAAGAAGACGGGTACGAAGGAGGCGATGTCCGTCACCACCATCCCGCCGCCGCGCTCGGTGTCGACCCGCAGCGCCGCGAACCCGCTGTCGAGCCGTTCGTGCCACGGAAGCGCCGGCCCGTTCGCCAGAACCTCATGCACCACCCCGCGCCGCGGCCCCTTTGACGCCAGACCCGGCGCATGTGGCGCAATCCGAGCGATGGGCAGGCCGACGAGGACCGAGATCGAGCGCTCGTCCTCTACCACGACATCGCCATCGTGTGGCGCACGGACGACCGCTAGCGAGCCCCACGCGCCATGGTGCTCCACGATCTCCGCGGCGACGGCGCCCAGGTAGCGGTGGAGCACGCCGCGGAGCTCGCCGGGCGCACGGCGGCGCGCGGCGAAGAGGAAGTCGCTCATCGAGAGGGCTCCGGGTTCAGCGCCGCCTCCACGCTATCGACCATGCGCTCCACGCTGAACCACTCGCGCACGCGCCGCCGCGCCTCCTCCGTGCGCGCCGTGACGGTGGTGGGATCGGCATCCAGCGTCGCGAGAAGCTCGTCGAGCGCGCGGGCCAGCGCATCCGCGTCGCGCACGGGGACGATCCAGCCGGCTGGCGGCGCGTCATCGGCGGCACCCAGCGCGAGCGGCACGCCCCCGGCGGCGGTCGCGACGACGGGAATGCCGAGCGCCATCGCCTCCAGCATCACGTTCGCTAGGCTGTCCTTGCGGCTGGCCAGCACGAACACGTCCGCGGAGGCGATCACCTCCGGCATGTCGCGCCTCTGGCCGAGGAACCGCACGCGCTCGCCGATCCCGAGCGCATCGGCCTTTGTGCGCAGTGGGTCCGCATCCGGCCCGGTCCCGGCGATGGCGAGCCAGGCGCGGCGGTCGCGCAGCCGCGCAAAGGCCTCGAGGAGGAGGTCGAAGCCCTTGCGGCGCTCCAGCCCGCCCGCGCTCACCACAAGCCGCGTATCGGACGGCACGCCCAGCTCCTGGCGCAGCGGGGCCGCACTCGGGAGCACGGGCTCCACGGCGTTGAGCACCAGGTGCACGCGGTCGTGGCGGAACCAGGGCGCGGAGGCGAGGAAACGATCGCGCACGTCGGGCGAGTTGACGATCAGGGCGTCGATCCAGTGGCGAAAGGCGAGCCGGAAGTCGCGCCGCGCGGGGATCGGGCGCGGAATGCCGAGGCGCAGCACCACCTTAGGCACCCTCGCAGCGCGCCCGGCGAGCGCGGCGGTCGGGATGCGCCTCCACGTGGTCAGCAGGAGCGCGTCGGGCCGCTCGCGCCGCAGCCAGAGCACGAAGCGCGCGAAGTTCCAGGGGTCGAAGTCGCCGCGAGGGCGCACGGCGGCGGTACGCACGTTCTTTCGGGCGAGCGCCTGGCGAAAGGGTGCGCGCGGGTCGCACGACACGACCACCTCATGCCCGCGCCGCGCCAGCTCGGTGGCGATGAGGAGCGCCTGCCGCTCACTTCCGCGCAGCTCCGTAGCCGCGCTGTGGATGACGACCTTCACGCCGCGTCCGCGCGCAGCACGCGCTCCCAGCGGTCCAGCATCCCCGCGACTCCGAAGCGCTCCTCCGCCCTCTCACGCGCCGCCTCGCCCATGCGCGCACGCATCTCCGAATCGTCCAGGATGGGGCGGATGGCGGCGGCCAATTCCTCCGGCTCCCACCCTGCGACCGTGCCCGGACGGCGGCCGTCGGGGAGCGGCTCCAGTGCGTCTTCGGCGCCGCTCACGGGCGTGCTCACGACGGTGACTCCACAAGCCAGCGCTTCCAGCATCGCGTTGCTCAGGCCCTCGGAGTCGGACGCGGTGACGAAGACGTCGAGCGTCGCCAGCACAGTGCCGGTGTCGTCGCGATGCCCCACGAAGTGCACGCGCGCGCCGATCCCCAGCTCATTCGCCAGGGTGCGCAACCGCTCCAGGCGCCCGCCGCTGCCGGCCACCACGCAGTGCGTCTCCGGCGGCAGGAGCGCGACGGTGTGGAGGAGCCGGTCGATCCGCTTCTGCCGCGCCAACCGCGCCACCGTTCCCACCACCGGCGCACCCGGGGGTATGCACAGTTCCGCTCGCATCGACCCTGCACCCGCGGGCGCGGTGACGCCGTTGTGGATCACGGGCACGCGCGCATCGCTCCACCCTGGGAGCGCGGCGAACGCGGGGCGCATCCGCGAGGCGTTGACCACCACGGCATCCACCCAGCGCGCCAGCACGAAGCGGTACTTGGCGCTGCGCGGCGTATCCGACTCCAGCCCCACGCGCGCCACCACCCGCCGCACCCCGCCCAGCCGCGCCGCCAGCGATGCGAGGAAGAGCTTGCGGAACGTCCCCACGATGAACGCGTCGGGCCGGAGCGCGCGCAGGCGGCGGCCCATCGCGGCCGCGTGGTGGAGCGCCGCGTCGCCACCTAGCCGCGCGATCTCGGTGGGCACGCCCAGCTCCTCCGCCCGCCGCGCCACTTCCGCCTCGTTGCAGAGGAGGAGAACGCGATGGCCCCGCTCCCGCAGCCCCGCCAGGAGGAGGGCCGTTGCGCGCTCCGCTCCGCCCCAGATGGGGGCTCCGTTGTGGGCGACGATGAACATTGTGCGTTGGTATGGGCCCCACCCCCAGCGTCGCTCCGCGACGCATCCCCCTCCCCCAAAACTGCCTGGGGGAGGGGGTGCTTGCATGGATCTACGTGCGTCGCCCTGCTACACCCGGGGATTTATCCCCGGTGCTACGCCCCCGCGAACGCCCGCACCGAATCCGCGACGTAGGCGAGCTGGGCCTCGGTGAGCTCCGGGAAGACGGGGAGCGAGAGGACTTCGCGGCTCGCGCGCTCCGATTCGGGGAACTGGCCGGGGCGGTAGCCCAGGTACTCGAAGCACTCCTGGCGGTCCAGGGGGATCGGGTAGTACACGGAGCTGCCGACGCCGCGCGCCTTGAGGAAGTCCTGCAGCGCGTCGCGGCGGCCGTCCGTCACCCGGATCGTGTACTGGTTCACGATCGATTCGTTGCCGGGGCGCACTACCGGGAGCACGATGCCGTCGAGTCCCGCGAGCGCTTCGTCGTAGAAGGCGGCGTTGCGGCGGCGGGCGGCGCTCCAGCCGTCCAGGTACGGCAGCTTGGCGGAAAGGACGGCCGCCTGGAGCGCGTCGAGGCGCGAGTTGTAGCCGACCTCCTCGTGGTGGTACATCTGCCGGCCGCCGTGCACGCGCAGCTTGCGCAGGCGCTCGGCGACCGCGTCGTCGTTCGCCACCAGCATCCCGGCGTCGCCGAATGCGCCGAGGTTCTTGGTGGGGAAGAAGGAGAAGCAGCAGACGTCGCCCAGCGTGCCGGTCGTGAGCCACCCCTCCCCGTCGCGCTGGCGGGCGCCGATGGCCTGCGCGGCGTCTTCGATGACGGGCACGCCGCGGCGGTCGCCAAGGGAGCGGAAGGCGCGCATGTCCGCCATCTGGCCGAAGAGGTGCACCGGCATGACGGCGCGCGTGCGCTCGGTCATGGCGGCTTCGGCGGCGGCGGGGTCGAGGTTGAAGGTGTCGGCCTCGATGTCCGCGAAGACGGGGCGCGCGCCGGCGTTGTGGATGGCGCCCGCCGTGGCGAAGAAGGTGAACGGGCTCGTCACCACCTCCTCGCCGCGCTCCACGCCCAGCGCGCGCACGGCCAGGAGGATGGCGTCCGTCCCGCTGGCGCAGCCGATGGCGTGCGGCACGCCCAGCTTCGCCGCCATCTCCGCTTCCAGCTTCTCCACCACTGGCCCCAGGATGAAGCGCTGATCCTCCACCACGCCGCGCAGCGCCTCCATCACCTCGTCCGCTACCTGGCGATACTGGAGCGACAGGTCCAACAGGGGTACTTGCATCTATGGATTGCTCGTTTGGATTCGGATGTTGAACACCGGCACTGGGGCCCGCCTCACGGTTGCCGGTGCCGCGCCCGCCGGGGGCTAAAGCCCCCGGCTGGAACCACGCGAAGCCCACTGAAGTGGGCTGCGGGCCGCATCGCTCTCAATCTGGCATCCCTGAGCGGCGCGGTACGACCGTGGCGTGGGTCCAATGCCGGCGTGTACGGGACGGCTTCAGCCGTCTTCGCGTCGTTCCAGCCGGGGGATTCATCCCCCGGCGACGCGGGATCGTTGCGCCGGGCGAACGGTTGTCCGCGGCGAACGGTGGGCGTGATGAATCACGCCCCTACGCCGGTCGCCTCGGCGCCGCCGAACTGCATCTCGTACAGGCGGCGGTAGGTGCCGCCGCGGGCGAGGAGCTCGTCGTGGGTGCCGCGCTGCACGATGCGGCCGTTTTCGAGGACGACGATCTGGTCGGCGCGGCGCACGGTGGAGAGGCGGTGGGCGATCACGAGGACGGTGCGCCCTGCCATCACCTCGTCGATCGCCTGCTGCACGAGGCGCTCGCTCTCCGTGTCGAGCGCGGAGGTGGCCTCGTCCAGGATCAGGATCGGCGGGTTGCGGAAGAGGGCGCGCGCGATCGCGATCCGCTGGCGCTGTCCGCCCGAAAGGCGCGTTCCCTTTTCGCCAAGCACCGTGTCGTAGCCGTCCGGGAGCGACGCGATGAACTCGTGCGCGTTCGCCGCGCGCGCCGCCGCCTCCACACGCTCCCGCGGCGCGTCGGGGACGCCGTAGGCGATGTTGGCGCGCACGGTGTCGTGGAAGAGGATGGTCTCCTGCGTGACGATCCCCAGCAGCCCGCGCAGGGGAGCCAGCCGCAGCTCGCGCAGGTCGGCGCCGTCGAGGGTGATGCGGCCCTCGGTGACGTCGTGGAAGCGGGGGAGGAGGTCGGCGAGCGTGCTCTTCCCCGCCCCGCTCGGGCCGACGAGCGCCACCACCTCGCCCGGGCGGATGCGCAGGTCGATGCCGGAGAGGACCGGGACGCCCGGCGCGTAGGCGAAGCCGGCGTCCTCGAAGCGGATCTCGTCGCGGAAGCCGGTCACCGGGAGCGCGCCGGAGGCGTCGTTGACCTCAACGGGCGCATCCATCAGCTCGAAGGCGCGCTCCGCGGCGGCGAGGCCGGGCTGCACCACCGAGGGGAACTGGGCGATGAACTTCACCGGCGACATCAGCTTGCCGGCCAGTGTGAGGAAGCCGAGGAAGGCGGTCGCCGTGAGCGACCGCTCCTCCAGCACCAGGTAGCTCCCGTACCAGAGCAGCACCAGGATACAGGTGGCGGTGATCATCTCGGTGGCCGGCGGAAAGAACTTGCGCCAGCGTTCGTTCTTCACCCACGCCTTGTACTGCCCGCGCGTGAGCGCCCGAAAGCGCTGCCCCTCCCACTCCTCCGCGCCCGACGCCTTCACCAGCCGGATCCCGCTCACCGTCTCCTGCACCTGCGACGCGACCTCGCCGGTGGCGTTGAGCACCCGCAGCACGCCGCGCCGCAAACGCTTCCGCAGGCGTGCCCACAAGCCCAGCATCGGCGGCATGAACAGGGCGGAAACCAGCGTGAGCTTCCAGGAGAGGAGCATCATGAAGGTGAGCGCGAACACCGCCTGGAACACCTGCGAGATCAGCTTGGAGATGCTGCCGACCACGATCCCGCGCATCTGCTCCACGTCGTTGGTGACGCGGGAGATCACCTGCCCGGCGCGGGTTTGCTGGAAGAAGGGGAAGCCCAGGTACAGCAGGTGGCCGTAGATGTCGTTGCGCACGTCGCGCGTGACGCGCCCCTCCACCACCGAGATGCAGATCTGGTAGACGTAGAGGGCGATGTTCTTCACCAGGAACACGACGAAGAGGAAGCCGACCACGTTGCGCAGCCCCTCCATTGGCGGGCGCCCCTGCACCAGCCACCCCACCGACCAGCGGAGCAGGTCACCGACCGCGCCGCCGCCCATGAAGACGGAGCCCACCGCCCCGCCGGGCACCACGTCGCCCCCGAACAGCAGGTTGAGGAAGGGGATGAGCAGCGTGAACGAGAATGCGTCGAGCGCGGCGAACGCGCACATCGCCACGATCGCCCAGCAAAAGAGCGCGATGTGGGGACGGACGTAGCGAAGGATGCGGAGGTAGAGCTTCATCTCGGGGTCAGCAGCGCCACTGGAAGGATCATCTCTTCCGGTGATACCCCGCCGTGGAGGAAGGAGCCCCGGTAGCGCGCCTGGTACTGCCGCAGCTTGGTGGGATAGACGAAGAAGACGTCTTCCAGCGCGATCAGGTAGTTGGTCGCCGCCTTCCCCGGCGGGAAGCGCAGCGCCTTCTCGTCCTTGATGGTCATCGCCAGCGTGCGGTCCTCGGCGCGCAGGTCCGCGCCGAACTTGTAGCGCAGGTTCTGCGTGGTGTCGCGCTTGGCGAAGACGGTGGCCGGGCGGTGGCAGTGGATGGAGCCGTGGTCGGTGGTAACCAGCACCGGCACGCCCATGCGCAGCGCCTCGCGGATTGCCGTCAGCGCCTCCGACCGCTCGAACCACTGCCGCGTGAGGGCCCGCAGCGCTTCCTTGTCGCGCGCCACTTCGAGCAGCACGGTGCTCTCGGTGCGGCCGTGCGTCAGCAGGTCCACGAAGTTGAAGACGACCGCGGTCACCCCCGGCTGCGCCAGGTGCGCGGGAAGGCGGCGCAGCATCGCCTCGCCGTCGCCCGCGTCGAACACCTTGTCGTAGTGCACGGGCATGCTGAGCCCCGTGAGCCGCTTGAGCTGCTCGCGAAAGAGCTCCGCCTCGAACGAGTTGAGGCTCCCCTCGCCCTCCCACCCCCACCACCCCGGCACCCGCTCGGACACGCCGTCAGGGTACATCCCGCTGAAGATGGCGTTGCGGGAGAAGGGGGTCGCGGTGGGGAGGATGGAGTAGTAGAGCGCCTCCTCCACCTGCGCCAGCGGCTCCAGGATGGGGAGAAGGGCGCGCCACTGGTCCAGCCGCAGGCAGTCGATCACCACGAAGAGCACGGCGCGGTCCTTTCCCACCAGCGGCGCCAGGAACTGCGGCACGATGTCCACCGAGAGCGGCGGCGCGCCGGAGCCCCCTTCGGTCCACTTGGGGTACACCTCGGCGATGTAACGGCAGAACTCGCGGCGGAAGTCGTCCAGCAGCGTCTCCAGCGCGGCGAGCAGGCCCGTCTCGCCGGCTTCGCGAAGGCGCAGCTCCCAGTCCACCAGCTCCGAGTAGTCGTCGGCCCACTCGCGCCAGTCGCGCGGCTCGGCGCGGCGGGCGTTGAGCTCGCGGAACCGCCCCGCGAAGTCGCGCGCCACCACCTGCTGCTGGATCGCCTCGCCTTCCAGGAGGCGCGTGACGACGGAGAGGACCTGGCGGGGCGAGGTGGGCTTCACGAGGTAGTCGGCCACGCGCCGGCCGATCGCCTCGGTCATGGTCCGGTCCTCCTCGCTCTTGGTGATCATCACCACGGGAACGCGGGGGTCCAGCCTGCGCAGCTCGTCCAGCACCTCCATCCCCGAGCGGCCGGGCATCTGCTCGTCCAGCAGGATCAGGTCGTACGGGTGCAGGCGGAGGAGCTCCAGCGCGTCGTCGCCGTTGGAGACGGCGTCCACGTGGTAGCCGCGCCCCTGCAGAAAGAGCAGGTGCGGGCGCAGGAGATCGATCTCGTCGTCTACCCAGAGGAGGCGTTTGACCGGTGCTGGCATGGTGTGGAAAGCTAGGCGCCCGAGGGGTGCGGGTCAACGCGACCGGCCCGTTTGACAGCGCGGCTTGCGATCCTCACCTTCTCGTTATGGGCAAGAACAGCAACTGCATGGCTCACGCGGAGACGCGGAGACGCAGAGAGAGACCTCCCCGTCTTTCCTCTGCGCCTCCGCGCCTCCGCGTGAGATCGCCGTTGGGGTGGGCTGGATGATGGGCTTCACTCGCGTTTCGGTCGGAAGTGCCCGCCTCCTCATCCGCGATGGGTACGAGGGGATGGCGGGGGTGCTGGTGGATGCGTGGGAGGGGCGCGCGGAGGAGTGGATCGAGGGGGGACGGGCGCCGCATCCGGTGGTCGTGCTGCCGGATGGCGGAAAGGCGGTGGTGAGGCGCTACATGCGCGGCGGGATGGTGCGGCACGTGAACCGTGACCGCTACTTCGGCGGGGATAGAGCCGCGCACGAGCTGCGCGCGACGGAAGTGGCGCGAGCGGGCGGGGTGCACGCGCCCGAGGTGATCGCGGCCGGACGGATCGCCGCGTTCCCCGGCTACCGCGCGATGATCGCGACGCGGCTGATTCCCGGGGTCAAGGACGCCGCCACCGCGCTGCTCGGCGGGAGGGACTTGAACGAGGTCCTTTTCGAGGCGGGACAGCAGATCGGGCGGATGCACGCGGCGGGGGTGGGGCACCCGGACCTCAACCTGCGCAACCTGCTGGTGGGGAAGCTGGGCGAGCTCTGGATAATCGACTTCGACCGCGCCCTCGTGGTGGAGGGCGTGGTGCCGCGCGCCCGTCGGCAGCGAGACCTGTCGCGGCTGGTGCGCTCCTTCGCGAAACTGGGCATGCCGTTGAGCGAGGTGCGCCGTGGCGGGCTGGAGGTCGGCTACCTCTCCGAGAGGCCGGACCTGGAGTAGCGCTCCAGGGCCAGCGCGACCTTGTCCGCCACCTCGTCCACCGTGATGCGCTCCATGCGGCCGGGGCGGTACTCGGCGCTGACGGGGTAGTCTTCGCCCGGGTCGCCGTACGCGTCGATCATCAGGTCGTGGAAGCGGCGGTAGGGGCCCACGCGCTTGGGGTTGGTGTAGCCCATCAGCGACACGGTGGGCGTGCCCAGCGCCACGCCGATGTGCAGCGGCCCCGTGTCCGGGCTCACGAGCACGTCCACGCGGTCCAGCAGGTACACGAGCTTGCGCAGGTCCCACTCCAGCAGGTTCAGCGGCGGATACTGCGCCTTCGCGCGGATCGCCTCCGCCGCCGCCATCTCGCGCGTCGAGCGGCCGCCCACCAGCACCGTCCTCATCCCCACGAAGGCGAGGCGGTCCGCGAGGGCGGCGTAGCGCTCGGCGGGCCACTCCTTCGCCGGCTTGCTCGTCCCCACCACGAAAGCCACGGTCGGCCGCTCGTCGCGCGGAAGGATGCCCTCGTAGCGGGTGCGCTCCGCTGCGGTGGGCCCCAGCCGCCATTCCAGGAGAGGCGGGACGCCCAGGTGCTCCAGGAACTCGAAGTACTGGTCCTGCACGTGGCGCTGCCCGCGCGGCGGAATGCGCTCCGTGGTGAAGAGCCAGTTCGCGTCGCGCGCGCGAGCCCGGTCGAACCCCAGCTTGCGCGGCGAGCGAAGGACCCGCGTCACCAGCCCGGCCTTGAGGTACACCTGCAGCGCGATCACCAGGTCGAAGCTGCGCCCCTCCGTGGCGCGCGCCACGTCGCGGTACGCGCGCCACCCGCGCTTTCGGTCGAAGA from Longimicrobium sp. harbors:
- a CDS encoding DegT/DnrJ/EryC1/StrS family aminotransferase, whose product is MQVPLLDLSLQYRQVADEVMEALRGVVEDQRFILGPVVEKLEAEMAAKLGVPHAIGCASGTDAILLAVRALGVERGEEVVTSPFTFFATAGAIHNAGARPVFADIEADTFNLDPAAAEAAMTERTRAVMPVHLFGQMADMRAFRSLGDRRGVPVIEDAAQAIGARQRDGEGWLTTGTLGDVCCFSFFPTKNLGAFGDAGMLVANDDAVAERLRKLRVHGGRQMYHHEEVGYNSRLDALQAAVLSAKLPYLDGWSAARRRNAAFYDEALAGLDGIVLPVVRPGNESIVNQYTIRVTDGRRDALQDFLKARGVGSSVYYPIPLDRQECFEYLGYRPGQFPESERASREVLSLPVFPELTEAQLAYVADSVRAFAGA
- a CDS encoding lysophospholipid acyltransferase family protein, translated to MTEKLEPRHTATHRVEYALARTLETAVATLPEGAADAVGRRVGRIVHGMGIRRKVVESNLRLAFPQADEAGIERTVRASYEHLGREAAAILRLSKLDPQAVIERTDVTEDWPKLQAALGEGRGVLLVTGHYGNWEIAAAAVAARGVPIAAIVRRQGNRLVDERLDALRRKLGVETIYQSEAPSRVPRVLRKGGIVGIVGDQDARRSGVFVPFFGRPASTHRGPALFALKLRAPVFACVARRLPGGAVRYVVAGQQIVTERTGELETDVRTLTAALAARLEAEVREAPEQYFWFHRRWKSKPPPEPAPAEQGTHTTQSAERAAPDEDEA
- a CDS encoding glycosyltransferase, whose amino-acid sequence is MKVVIHSAATELRGSERQALLIATELARRGHEVVVSCDPRAPFRQALARKNVRTAAVRPRGDFDPWNFARFVLWLRRERPDALLLTTWRRIPTAALAGRAARVPKVVLRLGIPRPIPARRDFRLAFRHWIDALIVNSPDVRDRFLASAPWFRHDRVHLVLNAVEPVLPSAAPLRQELGVPSDTRLVVSAGGLERRKGFDLLLEAFARLRDRRAWLAIAGTGPDADPLRTKADALGIGERVRFLGQRRDMPEVIASADVFVLASRKDSLANVMLEAMALGIPVVATAAGGVPLALGAADDAPPAGWIVPVRDADALARALDELLATLDADPTTVTARTEEARRRVREWFSVERMVDSVEAALNPEPSR
- a CDS encoding glycosyltransferase family 9 protein → MRICIVLLTGLGDVIHGLPLANALRDQGHSITWIVEPMPAPVLHPHPSIDEVVVYRKKDGVRGVAELARALSARRFDVTLNLNVYTKSVWPTLLSRAPLRIGFDRARSFEGVWLASNRHLPPTPRAHTQEMFLQFLDVLGVARLEPLEWRIPFTDEEIRAQAEFFGALDGRPVAALVPASANRKKDWLPERYAAVADALERDFGFRAMLVGGPGERENALAREIAERAAVPPVWAMGDGIRRLMWTLAGCSLVIAPDTGPVHIARAFGVPVIGLYGHTNPWRVGPYRAFEDLWIDRYTEPGATPDPSHWDPRHGRMEQITIEDVLERVQRAIGRYSAGGTPRPRVDEPPGTC
- a CDS encoding glycosyltransferase, with translation MFIVAHNGAPIWGGAERATALLLAGLRERGHRVLLLCNEAEVARRAEELGVPTEIARLGGDAALHHAAAMGRRLRALRPDAFIVGTFRKLFLASLAARLGGVRRVVARVGLESDTPRSAKYRFVLARWVDAVVVNASRMRPAFAALPGWSDARVPVIHNGVTAPAGAGSMRAELCIPPGAPVVGTVARLARQKRIDRLLHTVALLPPETHCVVAGSGGRLERLRTLANELGIGARVHFVGHRDDTGTVLATLDVFVTASDSEGLSNAMLEALACGVTVVSTPVSGAEDALEPLPDGRRPGTVAGWEPEELAAAIRPILDDSEMRARMGEAARERAEERFGVAGMLDRWERVLRADAA
- a CDS encoding glycosyltransferase family 2 protein, which codes for MIYICIPALDEAPTVGVLLWKVRQVMAEFGRDFHLIVVDDGSTDHTQEVLEPYARVLPLTVLRNERTMGYPAAVERLLREAVARSTHPKRDVAVLLQGDFTESPDDVPALVRKVEGGADVVGTVVAATDRELPRAERWARRGLPWLLSGRALPREIRDPLSGFRAYRVAVLKRALAASEGKPLLSRPGLAANVELLAAVAPHVRRADAAEVSLRYARRERETRFRTWGTVKEVWNLARRTPRRGPAPVEAEPARAAPTEGARPSRRGPRGTNESGAAKPE